Proteins encoded together in one Synechococcus sp. BL107 window:
- a CDS encoding sulfotransferase has product MSSTPRLFLIGFNKCGTTSFHDYFKANKISSVHWRANTLALALHKNKAEGLPLLTGVEQWTAYTDMICIPGSPWGESNSTNAPLIEGCRWFKALHRGYPDALFILNTRDPFHWVRSRLKHDEGKFAEAYLKALAPQGVRNRRQLKQRWLHDWYEHHAEVMTYFQTHAPTQLLVFHISESSERQLNRFLMPHFDIEAGHFPHHHKSA; this is encoded by the coding sequence ATGTCCTCAACGCCTCGCCTCTTTCTGATCGGTTTCAACAAATGTGGAACCACCTCCTTCCACGACTATTTCAAAGCCAACAAAATTTCTTCAGTGCACTGGCGCGCCAACACCCTCGCCCTTGCCCTGCACAAAAACAAAGCAGAAGGCTTACCGCTGCTCACAGGGGTCGAGCAATGGACGGCTTACACCGACATGATTTGCATCCCAGGATCCCCTTGGGGCGAAAGCAACAGCACGAACGCACCGCTGATTGAAGGCTGCCGCTGGTTCAAGGCCTTGCATCGCGGTTACCCCGATGCACTCTTCATCCTCAACACCCGAGATCCATTCCATTGGGTGCGGTCTCGGCTAAAGCACGACGAGGGAAAATTTGCCGAGGCTTATCTGAAAGCCTTAGCCCCCCAGGGGGTCCGCAACCGTCGACAGTTGAAACAACGCTGGCTGCACGACTGGTATGAACACCACGCGGAGGTGATGACTTACTTCCAAACCCATGCCCCCACACAACTTCTGGTGTTTCACATCAGCGAAAGCTCAGAACGACAGCTCAACCGTTTCCTCATGCCTCATTTCGACATCGAGGCGGGACACTTTCCCCATCACCACAAATCGGCATAA
- a CDS encoding glycosyltransferase: MSKQPKVSFLIPAKNRPHELKAALGSCLAQSFEDWEALVVDDHSDSSDLASVVNAFQDDRLRFHRLDDLNRGVSSARNQAIAMAQSDRFITLDSDDLNHPHRAARCFQLLNPSNPALIYTRVRLFSSARPEGRPKPVLQPFSSALFEMVNFITNPGTAFTRKAFEAAGEGFRPDLTMAEDYDLYLRMARTGVNIQAVDEEHVSYRKHAQATTANRDADLHAAIMRVRALNKVTPFPLEAIRAHALPELSSNLLNDAAQRALWTDDRWTT, from the coding sequence ATGAGCAAGCAGCCCAAGGTGAGCTTTCTAATCCCCGCCAAGAACAGGCCCCACGAACTGAAAGCAGCGCTAGGGAGCTGCCTTGCACAAAGCTTTGAGGATTGGGAAGCACTTGTGGTGGATGACCACAGCGATTCCAGCGACCTTGCTTCCGTAGTGAACGCGTTTCAAGATGATCGGCTGAGATTTCACCGATTGGACGACCTCAACCGTGGGGTATCAAGCGCGCGCAATCAGGCCATTGCCATGGCCCAGAGTGACCGTTTCATCACCCTCGATAGCGACGACCTCAACCATCCCCACCGGGCTGCACGCTGCTTTCAGCTGCTCAATCCCAGCAACCCAGCACTGATTTACACACGCGTGCGTTTGTTCAGCAGTGCTCGACCTGAAGGACGACCCAAACCTGTTCTTCAACCCTTCTCATCCGCACTCTTTGAGATGGTGAATTTCATCACCAACCCTGGGACTGCTTTTACCCGCAAGGCATTTGAGGCCGCAGGCGAAGGATTCCGTCCGGACTTAACCATGGCTGAGGACTATGACCTGTATCTCCGAATGGCACGCACTGGAGTGAATATCCAAGCGGTGGACGAAGAGCACGTGAGTTACCGCAAGCACGCCCAAGCAACGACAGCCAACCGCGATGCAGACCTACATGCAGCGATCATGCGCGTGCGTGCACTCAATAAAGTCACTCCATTTCCCCTCGAGGCCATCCGTGCCCATGCTCTACCTGAGCTAAGCAGCAATCTGCTGAATGATGCCGCGCAGCGTGCGCTCTGGACCGATGACCGCTGGACAACCTGA
- a CDS encoding glycosyltransferase, translating to MHLLLALDQGFEPLAAVALTSYLLHHRFSSVVLVTPADQRMHQLEGIAASFECPCRHQRIATESALHRLPADLQPYFFCIEALQQREPGRYLYVDADTLCVAGLETLEQLPLGGTTPLAACSHGRPMPDRTLVLGLEGPYHYFNAGILLFDSVSLNEVLLPEQVVDYYLQHEALCRFREQCSLNALLSGQVQFLPGQYNVLSWMRARQSSSPWHDVASNPMAYCLPDVRDKKAIVHLSAGAIPDRLPPERLEKPDRYWLMLQQGLSQQVSLPQLPLYADLW from the coding sequence ATGCATCTGTTGCTAGCCCTTGATCAGGGCTTTGAGCCGCTGGCCGCAGTGGCGTTGACCTCCTATTTGTTGCACCACCGCTTCAGCTCCGTGGTGTTGGTGACACCAGCAGACCAGCGCATGCACCAGCTGGAGGGAATTGCTGCTTCTTTTGAGTGTCCTTGTCGCCATCAGAGGATCGCCACTGAGTCGGCCTTGCACCGTTTGCCGGCTGATCTGCAGCCCTATTTCTTCTGCATCGAAGCTCTCCAACAGCGTGAGCCGGGCCGATATCTCTACGTCGATGCCGACACGCTCTGTGTTGCGGGCTTGGAGACTTTGGAGCAACTTCCGCTCGGCGGAACCACTCCATTGGCCGCCTGTTCCCATGGCCGGCCAATGCCTGATCGAACCTTGGTGCTCGGATTGGAGGGGCCGTATCACTACTTCAATGCAGGCATCCTGCTGTTTGACAGCGTTTCGCTCAATGAGGTGCTGCTCCCGGAGCAGGTGGTCGACTACTACCTGCAGCATGAAGCTCTATGCCGCTTTCGTGAACAGTGCTCTTTAAATGCCCTGTTGTCAGGGCAGGTTCAGTTCCTCCCGGGTCAATACAACGTCTTGAGCTGGATGCGTGCACGCCAAAGCAGCTCTCCATGGCACGACGTCGCCAGTAATCCCATGGCCTATTGCCTGCCAGATGTTCGAGACAAGAAGGCCATCGTGCATCTCTCCGCCGGTGCCATTCCAGATCGTCTGCCGCCCGAACGGTTGGAGAAACCGGATCGCTATTGGTTGATGTTGCAGCAGGGCTTGTCTCAACAGGTGTCTTTGCCCCAGCTACCGCTTTATGCCGATTTGTGGTGA
- a CDS encoding ABC transporter transmembrane domain-containing protein, whose protein sequence is MNSSLGSLELIVKAVSQQPPFSSLSQEHCKALFSKSQILRCSLGQRILRPDTLPEDIHIVIQGKVRLLAQTSDGSKTIDLRGSGQLIGWISLLRASPCEWIIASEDSLLLSIPSDIFVKIFEQSIPFQKKFSEIKNLHEVYDVIKASADHNFYQLEGWQSRLDDLANQKSWTQSIEPGVAFKPSSDCPSDVVWIMSSDGVPNYPPGYRVLPGESLPTREGFKFPYRLVGLLDHPDLSPPLSSDSSNNQDSLFIENPSKSLQQLGILEADNQGLDDKYPFVKGVGSFEEILAISEMVALQQEVPFRRDSISKLVEGHFRRNKPLTLELMASLQEVLGLNCQLANVDKKYFLSIEAPAIFLLEEIPVVLFSNSGKNIILGHPHKGLISITEKDLQDKLGDTLRFALPRRIGTTPRSRFGWSWFTPLISKYRKSLILVFAASLFAQLFGLMIPLLIQQIIDKVLTQGNLSSLNVLGSVMILLALFQGLLTALRTYIFVDTTDRMDLTLGTAVIDRLLALPLSYFEKRPVGELSQRLGELNTIRGFLTGTALVSVLNIIFALLYLAVMLVYSPFLTAVALSTLPIYVLMVFLIAPIYKNLIRKRAVAQARTQSHLIEVLGGIQTVKAQHFELTARWKWQDRYRHFVSEGFKATALGATSGEIGGFLNQFSSLLVLWIGMGLVLEGQLTLGMLIAFRIISGKVTSPLLQLSGLYQGFQKVQLSMERLSDILDQNPELSAAEDVAQISMPPISGNIRFESVSFRFADKGPYQVDDVSLNLLAGSFVGIVGQSGSGKSTLTKLIPKLYSPDQGRIFIDNYDVSKVNLSSLRRQIGIVPQDSLLFEGTVAENIALNDPQATNDSIIEAAKIACAHEFIMSLGQGYATPLAERGSNLSGGQRQRIAIARTVLANPQLLVMDEATSALDYSTERQLCLNLQDWASGRTVLFITHRLSSIRNSDHILVMDSGKLVEEGTHQQLMNLNQRYAALFDQQGN, encoded by the coding sequence ATGAATTCTTCTCTCGGCAGCCTCGAACTCATTGTAAAAGCTGTGAGTCAACAGCCACCATTCTCATCTCTAAGTCAAGAACACTGTAAGGCTCTTTTTTCGAAATCTCAAATTCTGCGATGTTCACTTGGGCAGCGCATTCTTCGTCCTGACACGCTCCCTGAGGATATTCATATTGTTATTCAGGGAAAAGTTCGTCTTTTAGCTCAAACTTCTGATGGATCAAAGACTATAGACTTGCGAGGATCAGGTCAATTAATTGGTTGGATATCGCTGCTTCGTGCTTCACCTTGTGAATGGATAATAGCTTCCGAAGATTCCCTTCTTTTATCAATACCGTCTGACATTTTTGTCAAAATATTCGAACAAAGTATTCCTTTTCAGAAGAAATTTTCAGAGATTAAAAATCTGCATGAAGTTTACGATGTTATAAAAGCCTCCGCAGATCATAATTTTTACCAACTGGAAGGATGGCAATCAAGATTGGATGATCTTGCCAATCAGAAGTCTTGGACTCAATCAATTGAACCAGGAGTTGCGTTTAAACCTTCATCTGATTGCCCTTCAGATGTTGTCTGGATTATGAGCAGCGACGGTGTCCCTAATTATCCGCCTGGATATAGGGTATTGCCAGGAGAATCTTTACCGACACGAGAGGGTTTTAAATTTCCATACCGATTGGTTGGTCTACTAGACCATCCTGATTTAAGCCCTCCTTTGAGTTCTGATTCCTCAAATAATCAAGATTCTCTGTTTATAGAGAATCCAAGTAAATCATTGCAGCAGTTAGGAATTCTTGAGGCAGATAATCAAGGTCTTGATGATAAGTATCCTTTTGTGAAGGGTGTTGGATCTTTTGAGGAGATTTTAGCAATTAGTGAGATGGTAGCACTTCAACAAGAGGTGCCATTCCGTAGAGACTCTATTTCTAAATTAGTTGAAGGTCATTTTCGAAGGAACAAACCCCTCACTTTAGAATTAATGGCTAGCCTTCAAGAAGTCCTTGGCCTTAATTGTCAACTTGCAAATGTAGACAAAAAGTATTTTCTTAGCATTGAGGCTCCTGCAATATTTTTGCTTGAAGAGATACCTGTTGTGCTTTTCTCTAATAGTGGTAAGAATATTATTCTAGGTCATCCTCATAAGGGTCTAATTTCTATAACCGAAAAAGATCTTCAAGACAAGTTAGGGGATACATTGCGATTTGCTCTTCCACGTAGGATTGGAACTACGCCTAGATCTCGCTTCGGATGGAGTTGGTTTACACCCTTAATTTCAAAATATAGGAAGTCCTTAATTTTAGTATTTGCAGCTTCTTTGTTTGCGCAACTATTTGGACTCATGATTCCTTTGCTCATTCAGCAAATAATTGATAAAGTTTTAACACAAGGAAATCTAAGCAGTTTAAATGTTTTAGGTTCTGTAATGATACTACTTGCTCTTTTTCAGGGCCTTCTTACGGCTCTCCGAACATATATCTTTGTCGATACAACTGACAGAATGGATTTGACTTTAGGAACTGCTGTTATTGATCGCTTATTAGCTCTTCCACTTTCTTACTTTGAAAAAAGACCAGTAGGTGAGCTTTCGCAAAGATTAGGTGAATTAAATACGATTCGCGGTTTTCTTACCGGAACTGCTTTAGTTTCTGTTTTAAATATTATTTTTGCGCTTTTATATTTAGCTGTAATGCTCGTTTACTCGCCATTCCTTACGGCTGTTGCGTTAAGTACGCTTCCGATTTATGTTTTGATGGTATTTTTGATTGCTCCTATATACAAAAATCTTATCCGTAAACGTGCTGTGGCTCAAGCAAGAACCCAAAGTCATCTTATTGAAGTATTGGGAGGAATACAGACTGTTAAAGCGCAGCATTTCGAGCTTACTGCGCGTTGGAAATGGCAAGATAGATATAGACATTTTGTTTCTGAAGGATTTAAAGCTACAGCCCTAGGTGCTACTTCCGGAGAGATCGGTGGCTTTTTAAATCAATTTAGTTCGTTACTTGTTTTGTGGATAGGAATGGGATTAGTACTAGAAGGTCAATTAACTCTCGGTATGTTGATTGCTTTCAGAATTATTAGTGGAAAAGTCACCTCGCCATTACTGCAATTGTCTGGGTTGTATCAAGGATTTCAGAAAGTGCAGTTATCTATGGAGAGGCTTAGTGACATATTAGATCAGAATCCTGAACTTTCAGCAGCTGAGGATGTTGCTCAAATCTCTATGCCTCCGATCTCTGGGAATATCCGATTTGAAAGTGTCAGCTTTCGCTTTGCGGACAAAGGTCCTTACCAAGTTGATGATGTAAGCCTAAATCTTTTGGCCGGCAGTTTTGTTGGCATTGTAGGCCAAAGTGGTAGTGGAAAAAGTACTTTGACTAAGCTTATCCCCAAACTTTATTCACCCGATCAAGGTAGAATTTTTATTGATAATTATGATGTTTCCAAAGTTAATCTTTCAAGTTTGAGAAGGCAAATTGGAATTGTCCCACAAGATTCACTACTTTTTGAAGGTACAGTTGCTGAAAATATTGCTTTGAATGATCCACAAGCCACAAATGATTCAATTATTGAGGCAGCTAAAATTGCCTGTGCTCATGAGTTTATTATGAGTTTAGGTCAAGGTTATGCAACACCATTAGCCGAAAGAGGCAGCAATTTGAGTGGTGGTCAAAGGCAACGCATCGCTATTGCTAGAACTGTACTTGCTAATCCTCAACTTTTGGTTATGGATGAAGCTACAAGTGCTCTTGACTACAGCACTGAAAGACAACTCTGCTTAAACCTTCAGGATTGGGCTTCTGGCAGAACTGTACTGTTTATTACTCATCGCCTGAGCTCGATCCGTAATAGCGATCATATACTTGTAATGGATTCTGGAAAGTTAGTTGAGGAAGGCACACATCAGCAATTAATGAATTTAAATCAAAGATATGCTGCACTTTTTGATCAGCAGGGAAATTGA
- the ribH gene encoding 6,7-dimethyl-8-ribityllumazine synthase: MATFEGRFTNTAGLRIAVVVARFNDLVTAKLLSGCLDCLARHGVDTSSTSSQLDVAWVPGSFELPLVCQQLARSGRYQVVITLGAVIRGDTPHFDVVVGEASKGIAAVARDTSIPVIFGVLTTDTMQQALERAGIKSNLGWSYGLEALEMGSLMAALPPLD; this comes from the coding sequence ATGGCAACTTTCGAAGGTCGTTTTACCAATACAGCAGGTCTTCGCATCGCAGTAGTGGTAGCCCGCTTCAATGATCTCGTTACAGCCAAGTTGCTGAGCGGATGCCTTGATTGCTTGGCTCGCCATGGCGTTGATACATCGTCCACAAGTTCCCAACTCGATGTGGCTTGGGTGCCTGGCTCTTTTGAGCTCCCCCTGGTTTGCCAGCAGCTGGCTCGAAGCGGTCGCTATCAAGTGGTGATCACTCTTGGTGCGGTCATTCGCGGTGATACACCCCACTTCGATGTCGTGGTGGGGGAGGCCAGTAAAGGCATCGCTGCGGTTGCTCGCGACACCAGCATTCCTGTGATCTTTGGCGTGCTCACCACAGACACCATGCAACAGGCCTTGGAGCGGGCTGGTATTAAAAGCAATCTGGGCTGGTCCTATGGCTTGGAGGCGTTGGAAATGGGTTCATTGATGGCTGCATTGCCGCCTTTGGATTGA
- a CDS encoding glycosyltransferase: protein MKILILHPNFPGQFKHLCSFFENKGHDVRFICQTHYGRRIKGIKLIAVKHPMGHEHYIKISKSENKRVSLRADYYRSAFVKLNESGWKPNLVISHTGWGCGVHVKEIWPDTKLIGYFEWWFSPDSELTQVMRSNPYLKSIAKDFQELWKRNIHMAFEMTLADYIVAPSIWQKKQLPDSLIDKCNVIYDGVNENVFRYDPKQISPIPKITYGTRGMEPMRCFPEFIKSLPALIEKWPDLTVEIAGLDQICYGGKSPKNGSWMQWAKNSLSETGISDNIKWVGRLEYDDYVKWLQSSWCHVYLTHPYVMSWSLHEAYLCNTPIVTNKSLAVEELFDDNDNIEFCVDLEGENIIEAINMQLRNPNRWKLSSNKRKGNLSLQTNMKKWENVAEILVAQQA, encoded by the coding sequence ATGAAAATACTCATTCTTCATCCTAATTTTCCAGGCCAATTCAAGCATTTATGCAGCTTCTTTGAAAATAAAGGTCATGACGTGAGATTTATATGCCAAACACACTACGGAAGGCGAATCAAAGGCATCAAATTAATTGCAGTAAAGCACCCTATGGGACACGAGCACTACATAAAAATATCAAAAAGTGAAAACAAGCGTGTCTCGTTAAGAGCTGACTATTACAGATCAGCTTTTGTAAAATTAAATGAATCAGGCTGGAAACCTAATTTAGTCATTAGTCATACGGGATGGGGTTGTGGGGTTCACGTCAAGGAAATTTGGCCTGACACAAAATTAATAGGATACTTCGAATGGTGGTTTTCTCCGGATTCAGAATTAACTCAGGTAATGAGAAGTAATCCCTATCTAAAATCAATTGCAAAAGATTTTCAAGAACTATGGAAGCGAAACATTCATATGGCATTTGAAATGACTTTAGCAGATTATATTGTTGCACCTTCAATATGGCAGAAAAAACAATTACCCGATAGCCTGATAGACAAATGCAATGTCATTTATGATGGAGTAAATGAAAACGTTTTTCGATATGACCCTAAACAAATTAGTCCGATTCCAAAAATTACATATGGAACACGAGGAATGGAGCCAATGAGATGTTTTCCAGAATTTATCAAATCTTTGCCTGCACTAATAGAAAAGTGGCCGGACTTGACTGTAGAAATTGCTGGCTTGGATCAAATTTGCTATGGAGGCAAGAGTCCAAAGAATGGAAGTTGGATGCAGTGGGCCAAAAATTCTTTAAGCGAAACAGGAATCAGCGACAATATTAAATGGGTAGGGAGATTAGAATATGATGACTATGTTAAGTGGCTACAAAGCAGCTGGTGCCATGTGTACTTAACGCATCCATATGTTATGAGCTGGAGCTTGCATGAAGCATATTTATGCAATACGCCAATAGTAACTAATAAATCATTGGCAGTTGAGGAATTATTCGACGACAATGATAATATTGAATTTTGCGTAGATTTGGAAGGTGAAAACATTATTGAAGCGATTAACATGCAATTAAGAAATCCGAATCGGTGGAAACTGTCCTCCAACAAGAGAAAGGGAAATCTCTCACTACAAACTAATATGAAAAAATGGGAGAATGTTGCAGAAATATTAGTGGCACAGCAAGCTTGA
- a CDS encoding HlyD family secretion protein, which yields MEKKPLITENTSQSSADDSNVRSKLTVKQQVGDAANKWLARNRSLVLRQTPAWAQGLTALMLALGGTALLVGIFFRIDEVVTVQGQLKSIGGTIEVKTPAGGKVAEVLFNDGDNVQKGQLLLRFDTRQAKQEQEMLVRVIAIEKKELKSQVSTINSQEAMLLSRVEVLKRRIKTKSMILKQMETLVEEGGFQRLQYLEQKDELFQLENQLGELLEQQNQLNNQVEQIQLSSTKSINEMETRLKAAELQLQYQNVNAPVSGIVFDPQASADGVMSAGERIVSIVPQKGLYAEVYVPNNDIGYIKVGQEAKVRVDAFPFTRYGDIAATVSQIAADALEPKTEQNFYRFPVKLRLSNSYLISNSMKVPLKSGMSITTNLKLRDKRVISLLSDMLVDQADSVQSIRQQ from the coding sequence ATGGAGAAGAAGCCCCTAATCACCGAAAATACTTCTCAATCATCTGCAGATGATTCAAATGTTCGATCTAAGCTCACTGTCAAGCAGCAAGTCGGTGATGCAGCGAATAAATGGTTAGCTCGAAATAGATCTTTAGTACTTCGACAAACTCCAGCTTGGGCTCAAGGGCTTACAGCGCTTATGCTGGCACTCGGAGGTACAGCTCTATTAGTTGGTATCTTTTTTAGAATTGACGAAGTCGTCACTGTTCAAGGCCAATTAAAATCTATTGGTGGAACTATCGAAGTGAAAACACCAGCTGGCGGAAAGGTAGCTGAAGTTTTATTTAACGATGGAGATAACGTTCAGAAAGGCCAATTGCTACTTCGCTTTGATACGCGTCAAGCTAAACAAGAACAAGAAATGCTTGTACGAGTTATTGCTATTGAGAAAAAAGAATTGAAGTCTCAAGTCTCTACTATTAATAGCCAGGAGGCAATGTTGTTAAGCAGAGTAGAAGTTCTTAAAAGACGCATTAAAACTAAATCAATGATTCTGAAGCAAATGGAGACCCTTGTAGAAGAAGGGGGGTTTCAACGTCTTCAGTATTTAGAACAAAAAGATGAACTCTTTCAGCTTGAGAATCAATTAGGTGAGCTCTTAGAACAACAAAACCAATTAAATAATCAAGTTGAGCAGATTCAGTTAAGCTCTACAAAATCTATTAATGAGATGGAAACAAGACTAAAAGCCGCTGAGTTACAACTTCAGTACCAAAACGTCAATGCCCCAGTATCAGGCATTGTGTTTGACCCTCAAGCAAGCGCAGATGGTGTGATGTCTGCTGGCGAAAGAATTGTTTCTATTGTTCCTCAGAAAGGCCTATACGCTGAAGTATATGTTCCTAACAACGATATTGGCTATATCAAAGTTGGACAAGAAGCTAAAGTACGTGTTGATGCATTTCCCTTTACAAGATATGGCGATATCGCAGCTACAGTGAGTCAAATCGCTGCTGATGCACTAGAACCCAAAACTGAACAGAATTTTTATCGTTTCCCAGTAAAGCTTAGGCTTTCAAATTCATATTTAATTTCCAATTCGATGAAAGTTCCTTTGAAATCAGGAATGTCCATTACTACTAATTTAAAATTGCGAGATAAACGAGTTATAAGTCTTCTTAGTGACATGCTTGTCGATCAAGCTGATAGCGTCCAAAGTATTCGACAACAGTAA
- the psbZ gene encoding photosystem II reaction center protein PsbZ encodes MQFLNTLTVLALVVVSFALIVAVPVLFASNEDSGRSNRLILLGSAAWVALVLLNWGVSFFVV; translated from the coding sequence ATGCAGTTCCTTAACACTCTCACCGTTCTGGCCCTTGTGGTGGTTTCTTTCGCGTTGATCGTCGCAGTGCCAGTGCTGTTTGCTTCGAACGAAGACAGCGGTCGCTCCAATCGCCTTATTCTTTTGGGTAGTGCAGCCTGGGTTGCTCTGGTTCTACTCAACTGGGGTGTCAGCTTCTTCGTCGTTTAA